A portion of the Intestinibacillus sp. Marseille-P6563 genome contains these proteins:
- the glmS gene encoding glutamine--fructose-6-phosphate transaminase (isomerizing) has translation MCGIVGFTGQDNALPILLKGLYSLEYRGYDSAGIAAFTEHGLEVIKSRGRISNLEERIRESGGMHACCGIGHTRWATHGEPSDRNSHPHLGGKDGKSGKIAVVHNGIIENYLELRERLEAHGYVFQSDTDTETVAHLVDYLHTGKKEDLCMTVLKAVSMLRGSYALGVVSIDDPHEIVAARRDNPLIIGLGEGENLIASDVTAIISRTRKYIILDDGEVAVVRPDKVTVMNAFGDTVEKKVQEVTWDLSAAEKGGYEHFMMKEMMEQPRAVANTLHPRIQDGKVVFEDEGLTDDRLAHIKHIHIIGCGSALHAGMVGRSVIENLCRVRCTASVASEFRYENPIIEPDDLCIVISQSGETADTLAAMRQAKRAGAYTVAIVNVVSSTIAREADGVLYLWAGPEIAVATTKAYSAQLGALYLFAIKLASVRGKLTAEQEKTLCDALYHIPDQIEQVLKTKEQMQYIATRYANRASIFFLGRGLDYAAAMEASLKLKELSYIHSEAYAAGELKHGTISLIEEGTLVVAMATQPELYEKTISNIREVTSRGAEVVLVASEDFEGDTSYCSYVVRLPKIPHMFTPSLSIVPLQLLAYYIAVERSCDVDKPRNLAKSVTVE, from the coding sequence ATGTGTGGAATTGTTGGTTTTACCGGTCAGGACAATGCGCTTCCGATCCTTTTAAAGGGTCTGTACAGCTTGGAATACCGTGGTTATGACTCGGCAGGCATCGCAGCCTTTACCGAGCATGGCCTGGAAGTGATCAAGTCCCGCGGCCGCATTTCCAACTTGGAAGAACGCATTCGGGAGAGTGGCGGCATGCACGCCTGCTGCGGCATTGGGCACACCCGCTGGGCGACCCATGGCGAACCGTCCGACCGGAATTCCCATCCGCATTTGGGCGGCAAGGACGGCAAGAGCGGCAAGATCGCCGTCGTCCACAACGGCATCATTGAAAACTATCTGGAATTGCGCGAGCGCCTGGAAGCACACGGCTATGTGTTCCAGTCAGATACCGATACCGAAACGGTTGCCCATTTGGTTGACTATCTGCATACCGGCAAAAAAGAGGATCTGTGCATGACCGTGCTCAAGGCGGTGAGCATGCTGCGTGGTTCGTATGCGCTGGGTGTAGTATCCATCGATGATCCGCATGAAATCGTAGCCGCCCGCCGCGACAACCCGCTAATCATTGGTTTGGGCGAAGGGGAAAACCTGATTGCATCCGACGTGACCGCGATCATTTCGCGCACCCGCAAGTACATCATTCTGGATGATGGCGAAGTTGCCGTCGTACGGCCGGATAAGGTCACGGTCATGAACGCCTTTGGCGATACGGTCGAGAAAAAAGTACAGGAAGTTACCTGGGATCTGTCGGCTGCCGAAAAGGGCGGTTATGAGCATTTTATGATGAAGGAAATGATGGAGCAGCCGCGTGCGGTCGCCAATACGCTGCATCCGCGCATCCAGGACGGTAAGGTCGTCTTTGAGGATGAAGGCCTGACCGATGACCGTCTGGCACACATCAAGCACATTCACATCATTGGCTGTGGTTCGGCGCTGCATGCCGGTATGGTCGGCCGTTCGGTGATCGAGAACCTGTGCCGGGTGCGCTGCACCGCATCGGTGGCATCCGAGTTCCGGTATGAGAACCCCATCATCGAACCCGATGATCTGTGCATTGTCATCAGCCAGTCGGGCGAGACCGCCGATACCCTGGCTGCTATGCGGCAGGCCAAGCGTGCGGGTGCCTATACGGTGGCGATCGTCAACGTCGTATCGTCGACCATTGCCCGCGAAGCAGATGGCGTTTTGTATTTGTGGGCTGGCCCGGAAATCGCGGTAGCCACCACAAAGGCGTATTCGGCGCAGCTCGGCGCGCTGTACCTGTTTGCCATCAAGCTGGCCAGCGTGCGCGGCAAGCTGACCGCAGAGCAGGAAAAGACCTTGTGCGATGCTTTGTATCACATTCCGGATCAGATCGAGCAGGTGCTTAAGACCAAGGAACAGATGCAGTACATTGCGACCCGGTATGCAAACCGTGCCAGCATCTTTTTCCTGGGACGCGGCCTGGACTATGCGGCGGCGATGGAAGCGTCGCTCAAACTCAAGGAGCTGTCGTACATTCATAGCGAAGCCTATGCAGCCGGTGAACTCAAGCACGGTACCATCTCTCTGATCGAGGAAGGCACCCTGGTCGTTGCCATGGCCACCCAGCCCGAGCTGTATGAAAAGACCATCTCCAACATCCGCGAAGTGACATCCCGCGGCGCCGAGGTGGTGCTGGTTGCCAGCGAGGACTTTGAGGGAGATACGTCGTATTGCAGCTATGTGGTGCGTCTGCCGAAGATTCCGCATATGTTCACCCCGTCGCTGTCGATTGTGCCGCTGCAGCTGTTGGCCTATTATATCGCGGTGGAGCGTTCGTGCGATGTGGATAAGCCGCGAAACCTGGCAAAATCGGTCACAGTTGAGTAA
- a CDS encoding sigma-70 family RNA polymerase sigma factor gives MNETELCKAAKAGNSEAVEELVGRYSKLVKTCVRPYFIASAEGEDLIQEGMLGLWRAVLSFDETRGVPFEAYARTCIDRRIVSAVRAAHAHKHEPLNTSLPLEKPLFEDNAESHPRTSAVSDPEALVIGMEEQADRLHRLQSLLSAFERQVLLLYLDGLSYEEIAQRVHRPQKSVDNAIQRIRRKSASVNF, from the coding sequence ATGAACGAAACTGAATTGTGTAAAGCCGCCAAGGCTGGCAACAGTGAGGCGGTGGAAGAGTTGGTTGGCCGCTATTCCAAACTGGTCAAGACCTGCGTGCGTCCGTATTTTATCGCGAGCGCCGAAGGGGAAGACCTCATTCAGGAGGGGATGCTGGGGCTTTGGCGTGCTGTGCTCTCGTTTGATGAAACGCGGGGCGTGCCGTTTGAAGCCTATGCTCGCACGTGCATCGACCGGCGCATCGTTTCGGCCGTGCGCGCAGCGCATGCGCACAAGCATGAACCGTTGAATACCTCCCTGCCGCTTGAAAAGCCTCTGTTTGAAGACAATGCGGAATCCCACCCCAGGACATCGGCAGTTTCCGATCCCGAAGCGTTGGTGATTGGCATGGAAGAACAGGCCGATCGTTTGCATCGCCTGCAATCTCTTCTCTCCGCGTTCGAACGACAGGTGTTGTTGCTGTATTTGGATGGCCTTTCCTATGAGGAAATCGCCCAGCGGGTACATAGGCCCCAAAAATCAGTGGATAACGCCATCCAGCGGATCAGACGCAAATCGGCCTCTGTCAATTTTTAA
- a CDS encoding tRNA (adenine(22)-N(1))-methyltransferase, with protein MESIRLTPRLQAIADQVTQDARLADIGTDHAHLPIWLLQQGRIRQAVASDIREGPLARAKENAARHGYLEQIALRLGAGLERVTPDECDTISIAGMGGETIAGILHDAPWTAQGQHTLLLQPMTMIAELRQALYRGGYAIERETLCREDHRRYVVLTVRGGAEAQDVPLDACCLSPALLQAVGAKDYLTHLLTRERRALEGLRCAKEADAVRLRIQEQTVQTLEQELEGLS; from the coding sequence TTGGAATCCATCCGTTTAACACCCCGGCTGCAAGCCATTGCCGATCAGGTGACGCAAGATGCCCGTCTGGCAGATATCGGTACCGACCATGCCCATCTGCCCATCTGGCTGCTGCAGCAGGGCCGCATCCGGCAGGCGGTTGCGTCGGACATCCGAGAAGGCCCGCTGGCGCGCGCCAAGGAAAATGCCGCGCGGCATGGCTATTTGGAGCAGATTGCGCTGCGGCTGGGCGCTGGGCTTGAGCGCGTGACACCCGACGAATGCGACACCATTTCGATTGCAGGAATGGGCGGCGAGACCATTGCCGGCATCCTGCACGACGCGCCTTGGACGGCACAGGGGCAGCATACGCTTTTGTTGCAGCCCATGACCATGATCGCCGAACTACGACAGGCGCTGTATCGGGGCGGCTACGCAATCGAGCGGGAAACCCTTTGCCGGGAAGACCATCGGCGCTATGTAGTGTTGACCGTGCGCGGCGGGGCAGAAGCGCAGGATGTGCCGCTGGATGCGTGTTGCCTGTCGCCGGCTTTGCTGCAGGCGGTAGGAGCCAAAGACTATTTGACCCATCTGCTGACGCGGGAAAGACGCGCGCTGGAGGGGTTGCGGTGCGCTAAGGAAGCCGATGCGGTCCGGCTGCGCATCCAGGAACAGACCGTACAAACCTTAGAGCAAGAACTGGAGGGACTATCATGA
- a CDS encoding Nif3-like dinuclear metal center hexameric protein codes for MTTVGEILADLEAFAPRDLAESWDNIGLMTGDRSQTVQKVLCALDVTEGVVQEAINVGAQLIVAHHPLIFTSVHTVTADDATGRTLRLAIRNDISVICMHTNADCAQGGVNDALAAALGLTQVINMEAGENKMLGRVGDLDAPMEPHAFAAYVKEKLHAGGVRFTPGKNPVRRVAVGGGACGKMMDSALAKGADAFVIGDCSYDIMQRAQALGLTLVDAGHFPTENPVVPVFAARVAQFAGGEAVCSQTHCDCIQFI; via the coding sequence ATGACCACCGTTGGAGAGATCTTAGCCGATCTGGAGGCCTTTGCGCCCCGTGATCTGGCCGAAAGTTGGGATAATATCGGTTTGATGACCGGCGACCGCAGCCAGACGGTCCAGAAGGTGCTTTGTGCACTCGATGTGACCGAAGGCGTGGTGCAGGAAGCGATCAACGTGGGCGCGCAGCTCATTGTCGCTCATCATCCGCTGATTTTCACATCGGTGCACACCGTGACTGCCGACGATGCGACCGGCCGCACGCTGCGTCTGGCCATTCGGAACGATATCTCGGTCATCTGCATGCACACCAATGCCGACTGTGCACAGGGCGGCGTGAATGATGCGCTGGCGGCAGCGCTGGGCTTGACTCAGGTCATCAACATGGAAGCCGGCGAAAATAAAATGCTCGGCCGGGTAGGGGACTTGGATGCTCCGATGGAGCCCCACGCATTTGCTGCCTATGTCAAAGAAAAGCTGCACGCTGGCGGCGTGCGTTTTACCCCTGGCAAAAACCCGGTGCGCCGGGTCGCGGTGGGCGGCGGCGCCTGCGGCAAGATGATGGACAGCGCCCTGGCCAAGGGCGCGGATGCGTTCGTCATCGGTGACTGCTCGTATGACATCATGCAGCGGGCACAGGCACTTGGCCTGACGCTGGTGGATGCCGGGCATTTTCCGACCGAAAATCCGGTCGTACCGGTGTTTGCCGCGCGTGTGGCACAGTTTGCAGGGGGCGAGGCGGTTTGCAGCCAGACCCATTGCGACTGCATTCAATTTATCTAA
- a CDS encoding Rqc2 family fibronectin-binding protein yields MPLDAVCLRAVVTELDEKVRGGRVDKVYQPDRDEIVLSIRGTRGALRLMITAEPSAPRMHLIDANRENPAAPPMFCMLMRKYVQGAKIVSIHQPALERVAVIDLDTTDEMGVPVRRQLVCELMGKYSNIILKGDDGRIIDAIRRVDGDISGKRQVLPGLFYRMPPAQEGKDDPLTLTGAELVARLSGDEEKKLDKWLLGSLCGMSPLLCRELAYRAVGETGRPAGSLTPDERKRLAEAFDEFVQGVQAGIFHPMLLTRREDHAVQDFSFLPIRQYEGLMELTEMDSFSALLAAFYEKKGQAERMRRRAMDMIRTVTAARDRLARKLGAQREELEQTKNRDEYKRMGELIAANFYQLEKGMTRAKVIDYFDETCPEIEIDLDIRLTPQQNAQKYFKLYNKAKTAEEMLTAQIAEGEAELSYLESVLQSIDEAENERDLAQLREELVQTGVLSHKQTKNKRQQKPAASVPFEYRTSDGFSVWAGKNNLQNDLLSMKTAYKSDIWFHTQKIHGSHVILVVDGRQPTDTALTEAAMIAAYHSKAKHSSLVPVDYTEVRNLKKPNGAKPGFVIYHVYQTAYVTPDEAKIESLRVR; encoded by the coding sequence ATGCCGCTTGATGCTGTCTGTCTGCGCGCCGTTGTCACCGAACTGGACGAGAAAGTCCGCGGTGGGCGCGTGGACAAGGTCTATCAGCCCGACCGGGATGAGATTGTATTGTCCATCCGCGGCACGCGCGGCGCGCTGCGGCTGATGATTACAGCCGAACCATCGGCTCCGCGGATGCACCTGATCGATGCCAACCGGGAAAACCCGGCCGCGCCGCCGATGTTTTGTATGCTCATGCGCAAATATGTGCAGGGCGCAAAGATTGTATCCATCCATCAGCCTGCACTCGAACGAGTAGCTGTCATCGACCTGGACACGACCGACGAAATGGGGGTCCCTGTGCGCCGGCAGCTGGTCTGCGAGCTGATGGGCAAATATTCGAACATTATCCTCAAAGGGGATGACGGGCGCATTATCGACGCCATCCGTCGGGTGGATGGCGATATTTCGGGCAAGCGTCAGGTGCTGCCCGGCCTGTTTTACCGGATGCCGCCCGCGCAGGAGGGCAAGGATGACCCCTTGACCCTGACCGGCGCCGAACTGGTCGCCCGCTTGTCGGGCGACGAAGAAAAGAAGCTGGACAAATGGCTGCTCGGCAGCCTGTGCGGCATGTCGCCGCTGCTGTGTCGTGAACTAGCTTACCGCGCCGTAGGGGAGACCGGACGGCCCGCCGGCAGTCTGACACCGGACGAGCGCAAGCGGCTGGCCGAGGCCTTTGACGAGTTCGTGCAGGGCGTACAGGCGGGGATATTTCACCCCATGCTGCTCACCCGGCGGGAGGACCATGCGGTACAGGACTTTTCGTTCCTGCCCATCCGGCAGTATGAAGGCCTGATGGAACTGACCGAAATGGACAGTTTTTCGGCTTTGCTGGCTGCCTTCTATGAAAAGAAAGGGCAGGCCGAACGCATGCGCCGCCGCGCGATGGACATGATCCGCACGGTGACGGCAGCCCGCGACCGTCTGGCGCGCAAGCTTGGCGCCCAGAGGGAGGAACTGGAACAGACCAAAAACCGCGACGAATACAAACGCATGGGCGAACTGATTGCCGCGAATTTTTATCAGCTGGAAAAGGGCATGACCCGCGCCAAAGTCATCGATTATTTTGACGAAACCTGCCCGGAGATTGAGATTGACCTGGACATTCGCCTGACCCCGCAGCAGAACGCCCAGAAGTATTTCAAGCTTTACAACAAGGCCAAGACGGCCGAGGAGATGCTGACCGCACAGATCGCCGAAGGCGAAGCTGAACTGTCTTATCTGGAAAGCGTACTGCAATCGATTGACGAAGCGGAGAATGAGCGTGATTTGGCGCAGCTGCGTGAGGAACTGGTGCAGACCGGTGTGCTTAGTCATAAACAGACCAAAAATAAACGGCAGCAGAAACCGGCGGCATCGGTGCCGTTTGAGTACCGGACGAGCGATGGTTTTTCGGTTTGGGCGGGGAAGAACAACCTGCAAAACGATCTGCTCAGCATGAAAACCGCCTACAAGAGCGATATCTGGTTCCATACCCAGAAAATCCATGGTTCGCATGTGATTCTAGTCGTGGACGGCCGGCAGCCGACCGATACCGCCTTGACCGAAGCGGCCATGATTGCGGCCTATCATTCCAAGGCCAAGCATTCGTCGCTGGTCCCGGTCGATTATACCGAGGTGCGCAACCTGAAAAAGCCCAATGGCGCAAAGCCTGGGTTTGTCATTTATCATGTATATCAGACCGCTTATGTGACCCCCGATGAGGCCAAGATTGAAAGCCTGCGGGTGCGATAA
- a CDS encoding zinc-ribbon domain containing protein, producing MYQDKTLVCKECGNEFVFTAGEQEFYAERGFQNEPQRCKACRDARKNAARGPREYFTATCAACGGEARVPFEPKSDRPVYCSECFAKMKASQD from the coding sequence ATGTACCAGGACAAGACGTTAGTATGTAAGGAATGCGGCAATGAGTTCGTATTTACCGCCGGCGAGCAGGAGTTTTATGCAGAGCGCGGCTTCCAGAATGAGCCCCAGCGCTGCAAGGCGTGCCGTGATGCGCGGAAGAATGCAGCTCGTGGTCCCCGCGAATACTTTACCGCTACCTGCGCTGCTTGTGGTGGAGAGGCAAGAGTGCCGTTTGAGCCCAAGTCTGACCGCCCGGTTTATTGCAGCGAGTGCTTCGCAAAGATGAAGGCGTCGCAGGACTGA
- the glmM gene encoding phosphoglucosamine mutase: protein MGKYFGTDGVRGVANVELDAMLAFKIGAAAAYILTQEREQGGKAKLLIGKDTRISSDMLENALIAGICSVGADVEPLGVIPTPAIAYLTIKHKADAGIVISASHNSYEYNGIKIFAGSGYKLSDELEERIEEYIDDFDRVPKASHAALGRVLKSAIDPIVEYTDHLAETVDGDLSGLRVAVDCANGASSTTITRLMRLLECKADYRFYEPDGININDGCGSTHLENLQERVRKGDFDLGVAFDGDADRCLVVDETGEVLDGDRIMAVCAVRMKQQGKLRGGAFVATVLSNMGLHAYAKKMGVKIECANVGDRYVLEMMLNKGYILGGEQSGHVIFLEYASTGDGQLTAIQFMNILKQSGKKCSEIAAEVVPWPQVMLNVPVPNSEKKTIAQRPEVAKAIEEAENSLGEGRILVRASGTEALVRVMVEGVDAEKVDAAAKSVAKTIESIV from the coding sequence TTGGGAAAATATTTTGGAACAGACGGCGTTCGCGGTGTGGCGAATGTGGAACTGGATGCTATGCTGGCATTCAAGATCGGTGCAGCGGCTGCTTATATTTTGACCCAGGAACGTGAGCAAGGCGGCAAGGCCAAGCTGCTCATCGGTAAGGATACCCGTATCTCGTCGGACATGTTGGAAAACGCCCTGATCGCGGGCATCTGCTCGGTCGGTGCGGACGTGGAACCGCTTGGCGTCATTCCGACCCCGGCGATTGCGTACTTAACCATCAAGCACAAGGCCGATGCCGGCATCGTCATTTCGGCGAGCCACAACTCCTATGAGTACAACGGCATCAAGATCTTCGCTGGCAGCGGCTATAAGCTGTCGGACGAACTGGAGGAACGCATCGAGGAGTACATCGATGACTTTGACCGTGTGCCCAAGGCCAGCCATGCGGCGCTGGGCCGTGTGCTCAAGAGCGCGATCGACCCGATCGTGGAATATACCGATCACCTGGCCGAAACAGTGGACGGCGACCTGTCCGGCCTGCGTGTTGCAGTCGACTGCGCCAACGGCGCATCGTCGACGACCATCACCCGTCTGATGCGTCTGCTCGAATGCAAGGCCGATTACCGTTTCTACGAGCCGGACGGCATTAACATCAACGACGGCTGCGGCTCGACCCATCTGGAAAACCTGCAGGAGCGCGTGCGCAAGGGCGATTTTGACCTGGGTGTGGCCTTTGACGGCGATGCCGACCGCTGCTTGGTTGTTGATGAGACCGGCGAAGTGCTCGACGGCGACCGCATCATGGCCGTGTGTGCCGTGCGCATGAAGCAGCAGGGCAAGCTGCGCGGCGGCGCTTTTGTAGCGACCGTGCTGTCCAACATGGGCCTGCATGCGTATGCCAAGAAGATGGGCGTTAAGATCGAGTGCGCCAATGTCGGCGACCGGTATGTGCTCGAGATGATGCTCAACAAGGGCTATATCCTGGGCGGCGAGCAGTCGGGCCATGTCATTTTCCTGGAATATGCTTCCACGGGTGACGGTCAGCTGACCGCGATCCAGTTTATGAATATCCTCAAGCAGAGCGGCAAGAAGTGCTCGGAGATTGCCGCTGAAGTGGTACCGTGGCCGCAGGTCATGCTCAATGTTCCGGTACCGAACAGCGAGAAAAAGACCATTGCGCAGCGTCCGGAAGTGGCAAAGGCCATTGAAGAGGCTGAAAACAGCCTGGGCGAGGGCCGTATCCTCGTGCGTGCTTCGGGCACCGAGGCGCTGGTGCGTGTCATGGTCGAAGGCGTGGACGCGGAAAAAGTGGATGCCGCGGCAAAAAGTGTTGCAAAGACCATCGAGTCTATTGTATAA
- a CDS encoding Ig-like domain-containing protein, producing MKPRSSNLRIRLAGLCLVAMFATFLPAAAAFWDTAVPTADVASNRAPSAQAVEGQTFTGVMIELPLTATDPDGDSVLLKLVDLPRLGTASINGDKLQYTPQEGKTGTDKFTYLAMDTFGNQSEPAEIKIKITKNKAKLTYSDMGQSAAHYAALQLAEAGVMTGEQIGASYFFHPNETVTRSEFIAMVSALAGLDLEETAQTDFADDGGLSDWVKPYISAAAANGLVSGYQTASGACEIRGQNPITLAEASVLLSNLLGDDYAVQTASIDASYAPAWAQNACAVLTAADVLPDGTTAADSREPITREDACELLYRTMEKL from the coding sequence ATGAAACCGCGTTCTTCTAATTTGCGCATTCGGTTGGCAGGCTTATGCCTTGTCGCCATGTTCGCCACCTTTCTCCCCGCGGCGGCTGCTTTTTGGGATACCGCCGTTCCAACCGCCGATGTGGCGTCCAACCGCGCACCGTCCGCACAAGCGGTCGAAGGCCAAACCTTTACCGGTGTAATGATCGAGCTGCCATTGACAGCTACTGACCCGGATGGGGATTCGGTCCTGTTAAAGCTGGTGGATCTGCCGCGTTTGGGCACCGCCTCGATCAATGGGGATAAACTACAATATACACCGCAGGAAGGCAAGACCGGTACCGATAAATTCACCTATCTAGCCATGGACACCTTTGGCAATCAATCAGAACCGGCGGAAATCAAAATCAAGATCACCAAAAACAAAGCCAAACTGACCTATTCCGATATGGGGCAAAGTGCTGCGCATTATGCCGCTCTGCAACTGGCCGAAGCCGGGGTAATGACTGGTGAACAGATCGGCGCCTCGTACTTCTTCCATCCCAACGAAACGGTCACTCGCAGCGAATTTATCGCCATGGTTTCGGCTCTAGCCGGACTAGATTTGGAAGAAACCGCACAGACCGACTTTGCTGATGACGGCGGCCTGTCCGATTGGGTCAAGCCCTACATCAGTGCAGCCGCAGCCAATGGGCTGGTCAGTGGATATCAGACCGCATCGGGAGCCTGTGAAATCCGCGGTCAGAACCCCATCACTTTGGCAGAAGCCAGTGTGCTGTTGAGCAATCTGCTGGGGGATGATTACGCGGTACAAACGGCATCCATTGACGCCAGCTATGCGCCCGCTTGGGCGCAAAATGCGTGTGCCGTGTTGACAGCTGCCGATGTCCTGCCCGACGGCACCACAGCCGCGGACAGCCGGGAACCGATCACCCGCGAAGATGCTTGCGAACTCTTATACCGCACCATGGAAAAACTATAA
- a CDS encoding DUF1858 domain-containing protein, producing the protein MATITKKTTIGEVLAMDMGTAKFFLEMGMHCLGCPSSQGESIEEACMVHGLEPEVLIDKLNAFLADK; encoded by the coding sequence ATGGCGACGATTACAAAAAAGACGACCATTGGCGAAGTGCTCGCAATGGATATGGGTACTGCAAAGTTTTTCCTGGAAATGGGTATGCACTGCCTGGGCTGCCCGTCCTCGCAGGGTGAATCCATTGAAGAGGCCTGCATGGTGCACGGCCTGGAGCCGGAAGTTCTCATTGACAAGCTCAATGCTTTCCTGGCAGACAAGTAA
- the guaA gene encoding glutamine-hydrolyzing GMP synthase — protein MENHQLVLVLDFGGQYNQLIARRVREHNVYCEVKSYKTSVEEIRRMAPIGIIFTGGPNSVYDPKSPQCEPALFELGIPVLGICYGCQLMAQTLGGQVTAAQDDTAREYGKTETFYDTSCKLFHGLPEKGISWMSHSDYMAKVPEGFQLVGHTAMCPNVAIADEARGFYGVQYHPEVNHTENGTLMLKNFLYEVCGAKGDWTMEDYKNTSIRAIREKVGDGKVLLALSGGVDSSVAAALLAEAVGNQLTCVFVDHGLMRKDEGDEVEAAFEKWDINFIRVDAEARFLGRLAGVSDPETKRKIIGEEFIRVFEEEGKKIGTVDYLVQGTIYPDVIESGAGDAAVIKSHHNVGGLPDFVDFKEIIEPLRLLFKDEVRQLGRELGLPEYLVMRQPFPGPGLAIRVIGEITKEKLDILREADFIFRDEVAKAGLEYTMNQYFAVLTNMRSVGVMGDGRTYDYTVALRSVTTTDFMTADWARIPYEVLDRVSVRIVNEVGHVNRIVYDITSKPPATIEWE, from the coding sequence ATGGAGAATCATCAGCTGGTTCTGGTTTTGGATTTTGGTGGGCAGTATAATCAACTGATTGCACGCCGGGTCCGCGAGCATAATGTGTATTGTGAGGTCAAGTCCTATAAAACCTCGGTGGAGGAGATTCGGCGGATGGCGCCGATCGGCATCATTTTTACGGGTGGACCGAATAGTGTATATGATCCCAAGTCGCCGCAGTGCGAGCCGGCTTTGTTTGAATTGGGCATCCCGGTGCTGGGCATCTGTTATGGCTGCCAGCTCATGGCACAGACGTTAGGCGGACAGGTGACTGCCGCACAGGATGATACTGCGCGGGAATACGGCAAGACCGAAACGTTTTATGATACTTCCTGCAAGCTGTTCCATGGCCTGCCGGAAAAGGGCATCTCCTGGATGAGCCACAGCGACTATATGGCCAAGGTACCGGAGGGCTTCCAGCTGGTTGGCCATACGGCGATGTGCCCGAATGTAGCAATTGCCGATGAAGCACGCGGCTTTTATGGCGTACAGTATCATCCGGAGGTCAATCACACCGAAAATGGTACCTTGATGCTGAAAAACTTCCTGTATGAAGTGTGCGGCGCCAAGGGCGACTGGACGATGGAAGATTATAAGAATACTTCCATCCGTGCCATTCGCGAAAAAGTAGGCGATGGCAAGGTTCTGCTGGCGCTGTCGGGCGGCGTCGATTCGTCGGTTGCAGCAGCGCTGCTGGCAGAAGCTGTCGGCAATCAGCTGACTTGTGTCTTTGTCGATCATGGTCTGATGCGTAAGGATGAAGGCGACGAAGTCGAGGCCGCTTTTGAAAAGTGGGACATCAATTTCATCCGTGTGGATGCCGAAGCTCGTTTCCTTGGCAGACTGGCTGGGGTAAGCGACCCCGAAACCAAGCGTAAGATCATCGGCGAAGAATTCATCCGTGTCTTTGAAGAAGAAGGCAAGAAGATCGGTACGGTCGATTATCTGGTGCAGGGCACCATTTATCCGGACGTCATTGAATCGGGCGCAGGCGATGCGGCGGTCATCAAGAGCCATCATAATGTTGGTGGTTTGCCGGACTTCGTTGATTTTAAGGAGATTATTGAGCCGCTGCGTTTGCTGTTTAAGGATGAAGTACGTCAGCTTGGCCGTGAATTGGGGCTGCCGGAATATCTGGTTATGCGTCAGCCGTTCCCGGGACCGGGCCTTGCGATTCGCGTGATTGGTGAAATCACGAAGGAAAAGCTGGATATTCTGCGCGAAGCTGATTTTATCTTCCGGGATGAGGTCGCCAAGGCTGGGCTGGAATATACGATGAATCAGTATTTTGCAGTCCTGACCAATATGCGTTCGGTCGGTGTTATGGGCGATGGCCGTACCTATGATTATACAGTAGCGTTGCGTTCGGTTACGACGACTGACTTTATGACTGCGGATTGGGCACGGATTCCGTATGAGGTGCTCGACCGCGTGAGCGTGCGTATTGTCAATGAAGTGGGTCATGTGAATCGTATCGTGTATGACATCACCTCCAAGCCCCCGGCAACCATCGAGTGGGAATGA